Genomic window (Staphylococcus debuckii):
AGCCGGAGAAGCGGAAAGGTCTTGGTAATTCAAACCAATGCGCTGTACCGATTTGATTTAAATCTACAATCCCGAAGACGCCTGCTAAACAAGTACCTGCAATGAGTCCGAGCAGTATAGCAATAGATTTCAAAAATCCACGCGTAAAACGTTGTAAAATTAAGATGATCAGCAAAGTTGAAAAGCCTAAGATAATATTTTTCATATCACCATAATCTTTAGCACCCTGGCCTCCAGCTACGTAATTCATAGCTACGGGCATCAAATTAATTCCGATAATTGTGACAACACTACCTGTAACAACAGGCGGAAAGAACTTTACTACGTAGGAGAAGACGGGAGCAATTAAGACCACTAGGATACCAGAAAGGAACAAGGAGCCGTAAAGGACGCCCAATCCTTTGGTTTGTCCTATTAATATCATCGGGGCAACCGCCGTAAAGGTACAACCTAAGACAATCGGCAAGCCTGTACCTGTAATCTTGTTTGCTTCTAAAAATGTTGCAACCCCGCACATGAAGATATCTGCTGTGACTAAATAAGCAATTTCTTCTGGGGTAAATTTGAGACTTGTCCCGACGATAATTGGAACAAGTATAGCACCTGCATACATGGCAAGTAAATGTTGTAGACTTAAAATGAAATTCTTCATATTATTCTTCTCCGACCAAAGTCACTTTATTACCGGCAAGAGAAGCTACTTCACATAAAGAAGATACTTTTAAGCCAGCTTCTTCTAATCTTGTACGGCCTTGTTGGAAACTTTTTTCTACTACAATACCGATACCGACTGTTTCTGCGCCTGCTTGATGAACTAAACGGTTCAACCCAAGGGATGCATCTCCATTCGCTAAGAAATCATCAATAATCAATACGCGATCATTTTCATCTAAGAATTCTTCCGAAATAATGACACTGTTCGTTTTATTTTTTGTAAAGGAATGAATATCTGTTTGATAGAAACCTTTATTCAAAGTGTTAGGTTTTGCTTTTTTCGCAAATAAGCAAGGCACTCCGAATTTGTAAGCAACCATAATTGCAGGTGCAATACCTGAAGCTTCTACAGTTAGAATTTTAGTCACCTTTTGATCTTTAAATTGGTCATAAAATGTTTCGCCGATTTCATACATAAGCTGTGCATCAATTTGATGATTTAAAAAACCGTCAACTTTCAAAATCTTTTCTCCGATGACTACACCATCTTCTTTAACTTTCTGTCTCAACGCTTCCACGTAAAAACAACCTCCTCAATTTGTGTATAAAAAAATCCCAAACTACTAACTTAGTTTCAGGATCTATGAGTGGCATAAGCAATACATATCATTTTATTATTTGCTTGGAATAAGGAGGTTATGAAAATGATAACCGACTTTATCGCTCCATATAAATTAACAGCTGCTGAGGCTGTTGTTTCATATCAGCTCTAGCCAAAAACCCCTTATAGCTAGGTGCCAAAGCAAAAATATGAAAGATGATGGTTTGAGAAACTAGAATGTTTCCATTTCGCAAATAGAAATGTATCATCCTGCAAGCAATGAAGTATATGTCCCATTTCCCCAAATAGTCCTCACATATAAATCGCTGCACTGCATGCACTTCCCGCATTTCTAAAAAGCACCATTGTGTTGTATTGTTTAAGTGACTCATAGTCATGTCGTTAAGGCGACATGGTAGAAACTTCTAAAGCCTGATTCTCTAGATTATATGAGTTAGTTAAATTATTTACTGATAATACCACATTTTGAGGCTATTTTTCAATATTCCTTAAATAGATATTCTAATTTTCTAGGAATTCTATTTTCATTGTAAATAACTATAAAAGACGGTTTCTTTTTTCAGAATTTTCAACTTTATCTTCTTGAAAACCTCTAAAATTAGACGTACCATAATAATTGAACCGTTTACATTATTATCAGATAGGGTAAATAGTTTTATATTAGTAATAATTTCGGAGGGGGAGCTTTACTATGGCAGATATTCTTATTCTTACATCACAAGATGAAATTTTCGACGCATTAAAACGTAAATTAGATGAGGGTTACACAAAAGAGGAGCTATCGGTAATTAGTAAAAACAAACTGCATATCGGCAGCGTTGAAAGTACAGACGTAAAAGTGCAATCAACGAGCGGTACATTCAGTGACCGAGTAGCCCGCCTCCTTACTGGAGAAGATGGAGAAGCAGCAGTATTAGGTCATTACGATTTAACAGACACAGAAAAACAAGTGTGCAAACGCGAAATCTTGAATGGCAATATTGTAATTTTAGCTGACAAATATGCGCACAGCAGAAAAGAATTCAAATCAGAGCACGATGAAAAAAAGCCTGAGAAAGAGTATGAAATTTAATACTTAGTTGAGTGATGAAATCGGCAGTATTTCTGCCGATTTTTTTATTTCTTAATCATTATTTCCGCTATGCTATAATGAAAAGAAAAATGCGGGAGGGCAATCTTTATGGAATTTAAACTAGTAAAACAAACATCTGATCCGTTGTATGAAACTGCCTTAAACTTATATGATACCTACCAATTCGGCAATGTAATGCAGCAACATCACGTCTTCAAACAATCTCTTGAAAATAAAAGGACTAAAAATGATTACGTCTTTTTAGTAGGTTTAGATAAAGGAGAGGTTGTGAGTTTAGCAACTGCTCATTATGAG
Coding sequences:
- the pbuX gene encoding xanthine permease PbuX; this encodes MKNFILSLQHLLAMYAGAILVPIIVGTSLKFTPEEIAYLVTADIFMCGVATFLEANKITGTGLPIVLGCTFTAVAPMILIGQTKGLGVLYGSLFLSGILVVLIAPVFSYVVKFFPPVVTGSVVTIIGINLMPVAMNYVAGGQGAKDYGDMKNIILGFSTLLIILILQRFTRGFLKSIAILLGLIAGTCLAGVFGIVDLNQIGTAHWFELPRPFRFSGFGFDIGATLVFFIVALVSLIESTGVYTALSKITGRELNRKDYRRGYTAEGLAIILGSIFNAFPYTAYSQNVGLVSLSGVKKNNIIYGMVILLLICGCIPKLGALANVIPLPVLGGAMIAMFGMVMAYGVSILGGIDFKNQNNLLIIAVSVGLGTGISAVPEAFKAMGEQFAWLTQNGIVLGAISAIILNFFFNGIKYQQNEENVK
- the xpt gene encoding xanthine phosphoribosyltransferase, with the protein product MEALRQKVKEDGVVIGEKILKVDGFLNHQIDAQLMYEIGETFYDQFKDQKVTKILTVEASGIAPAIMVAYKFGVPCLFAKKAKPNTLNKGFYQTDIHSFTKNKTNSVIISEEFLDENDRVLIIDDFLANGDASLGLNRLVHQAGAETVGIGIVVEKSFQQGRTRLEEAGLKVSSLCEVASLAGNKVTLVGEE
- a CDS encoding general stress protein: MADILILTSQDEIFDALKRKLDEGYTKEELSVISKNKLHIGSVESTDVKVQSTSGTFSDRVARLLTGEDGEAAVLGHYDLTDTEKQVCKREILNGNIVILADKYAHSRKEFKSEHDEKKPEKEYEI